The genomic window ctttctatctatcaacctacctacatacctacctacctaggtCCCTATCTACTAACATAGCTATCTATGtacttttctatctatttatgtatgtatctatctatctgtctgtctgtctgtctcttcccccagctgtctgtttgtctatgcaTCTATTTTCTCAAACAATTATGCAACTATACAACAATATAGGTGGcaagcatgggaataaaaacctcaaaagtaataattattattaaaattataattaagggtatctaagagataccaccatgctggaaatagcagtcaaaacttgactcgaataccacattaaatgttcatacatttaatgtggttttagagtcaagttatatatatatatataatatatatatatatacattcatatgtatatatacatatatacatacatatatatatacttatgtatgtatgtataagtatcgatttatctctctctatctatctatatatatatatatatatatcatcatcatcatcatcatctagcgtccgctttccatgctagcatgggttggacggttcaactggggtctgtgaagccagaaggctgcatcaggcccagtctgatctggcagtgtttctacggctggatgcccttcctaacgcccaccactccatgagtgtagtgggtgctttttacgtgccacccgcacaggtgccagacggagctggcaaacagccatggacggatggtgctttttacgtgtctcttttactcttttacttgtttcagtcatttgactgcgaccatgctggagcaccacctttagtcgagtaaatcaaccccaggacttattctttgtaagcctagtacttattctattggactcttttgccaaaccgctaagttacagggacgtaaacacaccaacatcggttgtccagcgatgttgggggacaaagacacacaaacacatacacacatatatatatacatatatacaatgggcttctttcagtttccgtctaccaaatccactcacaagactttggtcaacccaaggctattgtagaagacacttgcccaaggttccacacagtgggaatgaacccggaaccatgtggttggtaaacaagctacttaccacacagccactgctgcgcacatacacacacacacagacacagacatgtaTAACTTGGTTTTTCCTGTGCAAGTCTTTAATATTCTTCATACAAACTACATCATGTTTCATTTGTGTTGCTTAGCAACTGTTTATtgataaaacattttcatttcctttttgttttccatttaaaGTTTACTTCACCAATTAATTGCTTTGAGGGTGTGCTTTTTTTTGGCTTCGTTATTTTCACCTGTTCTTCTGCAGTGATAGAAACAGTGAACATTTAATTCATTACAAACACTGCTATTGATgcaatcgtcattattattattattatttgttattattattattattattataataattattattattattactattattattattgagtgagagagcaatgcatgccatcaaagtgacactggggtaaaaatatacgaagcccagtatacccatcatgactacccgtctgataagggtacaccaggcactattattattattattattattattattactattattattgagtgagagagcagtgcatgccatcaaagtgacactggggtaaaaatatacgaagcccagtatacccattatgactacccgtctgataagggtacaccaggcactattattattattattattattattattactattattattgagtgagagagcaatgcatgccatcaaagtgacactggggtaaaaatatacgaagcccagtatacccatcatgactacccgtctgataagggtacaccaggcactattattattattattattattattattattattactattattattgagtgagagagcaatgcatgccatcaaagtgacactggagtaaaatatacaaagcccagtatacccatcataactacccgtctgataagggtacaccaggcactattattattattattattattattattattattattactattattattgagtgagagagcagtgcatgccatcaagtgacactggggtaaaatatacaaagcccagtatacccattatgactacccgtctgataagggtacaccaggcacatattattattattactattactattattattgagtgagagagcaatgcatgccatcaaagtgacactggagtaaaatacaaagcccagtatacccatcataactacccgtctgataagggtacaccaggcactattattattattattatattattattattattattattattactattattattgagtgagagagcagtgcatgccatcaaagtgacactggggtaaaatatacaaagcccagtatacccattatgactacccgtctgataagggtacaccaggcactattattattattattactattactattattattgagtgagagagcaatgcatgccatcaaagtgacactggagtaaaatatacaaagcccagtatacccatcataactacccgtctgataagggtacaccaggcactattattattattattattattattattactattattttgagtgagagagcatgcatgccatcaaagtgacactgaggaaaaaatatacaaagcccagtatacccatcataactacccgtctgataagggtacacaggcactattattattattattattattattattactattattattgagtgagagagcagtgcatgccatcaaagtgacactggggtaaaatacaaagcccagtatacccattatgactacccgtctgataagggtacaccaggcactattattattattattattattattattactatattattgagtgatagagcaatgcatgccatcaaagtgacactggagtaaaatatacaaagcccagtatacccatcataactacccgtctgataagggtacaccaggcactattattattattattattattattattattattattattattactattattattgagtgagagagcagtgcatgccatcaaagtgacactggggtaaaatatacaaagcccagtatacccattatgactacccgtctgataagggtacaccaggcactattattattattattattattattattattactattattattgagtgagagagcaatgcatgccatcaaagtgacactggagtaaaatatacaaagcccagtatacccatcataactacccgtctgataagggtacaccaggcactattattattattattattattattattattattattattattattattattattactattattattgagtgagagagcagtgcatgccatcaaagtgacactggggtaaaatatacaaagcccagtatacccattatgactacccgtctgataagggtacaccaggcactattattattattattactattactattattattgagtgagagagcaatgcatgccatcaaagtgacactggagtaaaatatacaaagcccagtatacccatcataactacccgtctgataagggtacaccaggcactattattattattattattattattattactattattattgagtgagaaagcagtgcaagccattaaagtgacactggagtaaaatatacaaagcccagtatacccattatgactacccgtctgataagggtacaccaggcactattattattattattactattactattattattgagtgagagagcaatgcatgccatcaaagtgacactggagtaaaatatacaaagcccagtatacccatcataactacccgtctgataagggtacaccaggcactattattattattattattattattatcattattattattattatattattattattattattattattattattattgagtgagagagcagtgcatgccatcaaagtgacactggggtaaaatatatgaagcctagtatacccatcatgactacccgtctgataaaggtacaccaggcacatgcatcacaaccatatgtgcgcgacatggtgatctcatatcaagataaacagcacatgacattgcaggtggagcccagttagaattttcttctggtcgagtagcccatcccgctcaaaaggtccttgaataaggattgtttaaggatgttgaacgaaccacccatgtttccagaggtggattattcaaaccccaaagaatccctctcaacacatggctatgatgctcccccactacttctgctcgtgatcagagatgcacatatcgtcagccactcagggacatgctcaactggttaaggtcaaacaactgacaagcaaatctgtggtattgagcagaatatttgctgtagcccatcttttataccaagacaaaacaatgtacatgataacacttccaattagttaagatcagaagccatgagagctactgcctggtactgcatcagggcatttatcatcatcatcatcattattattattattattaaggtggtgagcttggcagaatcattagcacactggacaaaatgctaagcagtattttgcctgtcgctccgagatcaactttgcctttcatctttttttttgggggggggcaataaattaagtaccagttgagtactggggtcaatgtaatcaactagtccccccccaaaatggctgcccttgtggcaaaatttgaaaccattattatcattattattattattattactattattattattattattatcatttttattttggcaaaagatggcaagctggcagaaccattagcatgccagacaaaatgcttagcggcattttgtccgtcttcatattctgagttcaaattccgtcgaggtcagctttgcctttcatccttcggtcaatgaaataagtaccagttgaacactgggggggtcgatgtagTAGATTTACACACAACCcctaatttgctggccttgtgccaaaattttaaaccattattattataactattttggcaaaaggcggtgagctggcagaattgttagcaatgcTGGttgaaatgctcagcggcattttgtccatctgtacattctgagttcaaattctgctgaggtcaactttgactttcatctttttggggtcaatgaaataagtacctgtgaaacactggggtcgatgttataaACTAGTCCcctttccaaaatttcaggccttgttcatcatcatcatcatcatcatcgtttaacgtccgttctccatgctagcatgggttggacggttcgaccggggatctgggaagccaggaggctgcaccaggctccggtcttatctggcaatatttctacagctggatgcccttcctaatgccaaccactccgtgagtgtagtgggtgctttttacgtgccacctgcactgtagtagaaaggattattattataattattattattatttaaggcagggagctggcagaaacgttagaacactGGGAGAaacgctttgtggtatttcatccgccgctgcattctgagttcaaattccgccatggtcgactttgcctttcatcctttcggggatcgattaaataagtaccagttacgcactgagtcgatgcaatcgacttaatccatttgtttgtcccctctgtgtttagccccttgtgggtagtaaagaaacaggtatttcatctgtctttatgttctgagttcaaattccgccgaagatgactttgcctgttatcctttcgggatcaattaaataagtaccagttgcatactggggtcgatctaatcaactagccctgtatcccaaaaatttcaggccttaagcctaaagtagaaaagattattattatcattattgttattattattcagtagttatattttcataatgtgctttcacttcactaccgagcgcagctctgtgtgccttggctatgtgctgtgatttgttgcgatgctctgatggttactgtattgaaagtgttttgcataggatgtgtgcagtgcctagtagtgcaattttctgtatgttatatatgtttgtaagtcctggtgtttttgttatgtatttgtctgaatatttttttatcatgcctaatgcacctactatgataggaattgtttctgtttttagattccccATTCGAGTTACCTGTTTACAGGtctttgtatctttgtattttgaaagtttctccatttcttttagagacacgttgtcgtctgctggtattgatacatcaattagtattattattattttttttattattattgctactttaaggcggcaagctggcagaatcattagcatactgggtgaaatgcttaacagtatttcatctgtcttcgtgttctgagttcaaatgccacaagggtcaactttgcctttcatcctttcaaggttgaaaaattaagtaccagttatacactggggtcgatgtaattgacgtaATCCCTTCCTCAAaatgaggccttgtgcttccagtagaaaggatcattattattattattattattattatttattattgctactattactcgtttaaggcagcaagctggcagagttgttagcacgccagacaaaatgcttagtgtcattttGTCCAACCTTACATttgaagttcaaattctgctggggtcaactttgcctttcacccttttgggggccaaataattaagtagcagtgaaacactggggtctagGTAATTGACTAGTAGccttcccccaaaaaatttcaggcattgtgccattagtagaaaggattattattattattattactattactgtaaggtggtgagctggcagaatcattagcacactggacagaatgcttagtggtatttccccCATcgctattttctgagttcaaatgccaccaaggtcgactttgcctttcatcctctcagagtcgataaaataaaataccacctAAACACTGGAACTGATGTAACCAGTTTTCCTCCTCCCATCAAATTGCAGATCTTGTATCAAAACTAGGAAGAGTTATCATTAGTTTTCTCTGTCAGAATCCCTTCATTGCTACTCACGCCCTCATCAAGGACAAACCTTCATTCCTCAAATCAGAAATTttaagcagtggttttcaaccatttttgaccTTTGGTTCGGATTTTACTTGGATGAACCCTCCTCGCCAGTTGATGTTTAAAAAAccctataatattttttataactgtgctaagaagcttgcttaccaatcacataattccaggttcagtgctaccatgttgcaccttgggcaagtgtattctactatagcctcaggttgaccaaagccttgtgagtggattttgtagatggaaactgaaagaagcatgtcatatgtatgtatatatacatgtgtatatgccagcgccgccccgactggcttctgtgccggtggcgcataaaaagcaccatccgaacgtggccgtcgccagtgccgccttggctggcttccatgccggtggcacgttaaaagctccaaccgatcgtggccgatgccggacccccctggcacctgtgcaggtggcacgtaaaaagcacccaatacactcgcggagtggttggcattaggaagggcatccagctgtagaaactctgccagatcagactggagcctggtgcagccctggcttcccagaccccggtcgaaccgtccaacccgtgctagcgcggaaaacggacgttaaacgatgatgatgatgatatacacgtGGCCGTTCCAGCACTgcctcaactggcctccgtgctggtggcacgtaaaaagcaccaaccgattgtggccattgccagcctcctctggcacaggtgccagaggaggcatcgttaaacgatgatgatgatgatatgatgatgataatgtgtgtgtgtgtgtgtgtttgtcctcccactgcCTCATGAGAACCGGTGTTAGCATGCTTACatcttcataacttagcagttcagcaaaaatgatcaacagaataagtcccaggttttaaaaagataagtactgtgcattgattcattcaactaaaattcctcaagctgatgccccagcatggccacagtctaattaatgactgaaataagtaaaagataaaagatttgtgtgtgtgtgtgtgtgtcacatgatcacgtgactgaccaggctatcaaatgttgttacacatcactagtCACTGTGCAGttctgcattgttttagccttcaaatgacaccaccccgctggctaggcgagcagggcAACAATAAAACCCCTAATCGAAAAgagggactggagcaacgtgaaatgaagtgttttgctcaagaacacaatgttctGCCCAGTCAGGAAATCGAACACGGGATCTAGTGAtaatgagtgcaacagcctaaccattaagccactatgtatcatcatcatcatcatcatcatttaacgtccgctttccatgctagcatgggttggacggttcaactggggtctggggagcccgaaggctgcaccaggccagtcagatttggcagtgtttctacagctgaatgcccttcctaacgccaaccactccgagagtgtagtgggtgattttatgtgccaccgacacaggtgccagacgaggctggcgaacggccatgctcggatggtgttttttatgtgccaccgacacaggtgccagacgaggctggcgaacggccatgctcggatggtgttttttatgtgccaccgacacaggtgccagacgaggctggcagacagccacgctcggatggtgtttttatgtgccactgacacaggtgccagatgaggctggcgaatggcatgtatacatatctgtacgtatgtatatgtacatatgtatatatatctgtatgtatgtatatgtatctgtatgtatgtatatgtacatatgtatatgtatctgtatgcatatgtacctgtatgtatgtatatgtatctgtatgtatatgtgtttgcgtgtatgtatacgtatctgtatgtttctgtatgtatgtatatgtacatatgtggatgtatctgtatgtatatgtacctgtatgtatgtatgcatttatacatatctgtatgtatgaatatgtacatatgtatatgtatctgtatttatatgtacctgtatgtatgtatacgtatctgtatgtatatgtaaggcggcgagctggcagaaacgttagcacgccaggcgaaatgcttagcagtatttcgtccgccgttacattctgagttcaaattccgccgaggtcgactttgcctttcatcctttcggggtcgattaaataagtaccagttacgcactggggtcgatgtaatcaacttaatccgtttgtctgtccttgtttgtcctctctgtgtttagccccttgtgggtagtaaagaaataggtatttcatctgtctttacattctgagttcaaattcctccgaggtcgactctgcctttcatcctttcgtggtcaataaattaaggaccagttacgcacaggggtcgatataattgacttaatccctttgtctgtccttgtttgtcgcctctgagtttagccccttgtaaagaaatgggtatgtatatatatctgtatgtatctgtatatatgtgtatataaagaccAATGGTTGCCCTTTTTTACAGCATGATGATTAGTCGCAGTACCAGCAGCATTTTGAAGTTGACCTCCCCAGAGGTCAAAGAACAGATGTATGGATCCTTCCGGACAAAATTGTACGAAGCCAATCAAGAAGCTAACGACTGCCTGGATTACTTAAACCGGATCAGAAGAATGATCCGTTCTTCAGGTAAGTAaggcgtagtagtggctgtgtggtaagtgggttcagtcccactacgtggcacctcgggcaagtgtcttctactatagcctcgggccgaccaaagccttgtgagtggatttggtagacggaaactgaaagaagcctgtcgtatatatgtatggtatatatgtatgtgtgtgtatgtatatgtttgtgtgtctgtgtttgtacccgccaa from Octopus sinensis unplaced genomic scaffold, ASM634580v1 Contig19664, whole genome shotgun sequence includes these protein-coding regions:
- the LOC118762036 gene encoding uncharacterized protein LOC118762036 — encoded protein: MVALFYSMMISRSTSSILKLTSPEVKEQMYGSFRTKLYEANQEANDCLDYLNRIRRMIRSSDIFTVTLVIVLLLPLSMIFVGEYKTPFTILLLSYSLLVQFSD